In Mangifera indica cultivar Alphonso chromosome 1, CATAS_Mindica_2.1, whole genome shotgun sequence, a single genomic region encodes these proteins:
- the LOC123214740 gene encoding alpha carbonic anhydrase 7-like: MKNQSKPIFISCFLIFVLLCSHSISVTAQEVEDEREFDYSEDGEKGPAHWGDLKKEWSACKIGTMQSPVDMKIGRVKVIFKSENLKTNYKPCNATLRNRGHDISLKWLDYKAGTLRVSGADYVLDHAHWHSPSEHTINGCRYDLELHMVHTSIDPNATNKITVIGLLYKIGAPDPFLSKLINTITSMADKLEERDVGIINPNDINLGGRKYFRYKGSLTTPPCTEGVIWTIIREIDTVSVGQIRALRNAVHDYAEMNARPLQPINDRQIELYFPNPTTN, from the exons ATGAAGAATCAAAGCAAACCCATCTTTATCTCTTGTTTTCTGATCTTTGTGCTTCTTTGTTCACACTCAATATCAGTCACAGCGCAAGAAGTTG AGGATGAGAGAGAGTTCGATTACTCAGAAGATGGTGAGAAGGGACCAGCACACTGGGGAGATCTGAAGAAGGAATGGTCAGCCTGTAAAATTGGAACCATGCAATCTCCTGTTGATATGAAGATTGGAAGAGTGAAAGTGATCTTCAAATCAGAAAATTTAAAGACAAACTACAAGCCTTGTAATGCCACTCTTAGAAATCGAGGCCATGATATTTca CTAAAATGGTTAGATTACAAAGCCGGAACCCTAAGGGTGAGCGGCGCCGATTACGTGCTTGATCATGCTCATTGGCACTCACCTTCTGAGCATACGATCAACGGCTGCAG GTATGACTTGGAGTTACACATGGTTCATACAAGCATTGACCCTAACGCTACAAACAAAATTACTGTAATTGGACTGCTTTACAAGATTGGCGCCCCGGATCCTTTCCTTTCTAAG TTGATAAACACTATAACGTCCATGGCGGATAAACTGGAAGAGAGAGACGTGGGCATAATTAATCCAAACGATATCAACCTGGGTGGCAGAAAATATTTTAGGTACAAGGGTTCACTAACTACTCCTCCTTGCACTGAAGGCGTAATTTGGACAATCATCAGAGAG ATAGACACTGTCTCGGTGGGCCAAATTAGGGCACTTCGAAACGCTGTCCATGAT TATGCAGAGATGAATGCGAGGCCATTGCAGCCGATCAATGATCGAcaaatagaattatattttCCAAACCCTACTACTAACTAA
- the LOC123225920 gene encoding alpha carbonic anhydrase 7-like translates to MAKEEEQVREYEYAEGSEKGPAHWGDLKPEWSACKTGTMQSPIDIISERVKEISKSGDLETNYKPCNAILRNRGHDISLKWSDNNAGTVKVNGTDYMLDQVHWHSPSEHTINGQRNDLELHMVHRNIDKVAVIGLL, encoded by the exons ATGGCCAAAGAAGAAG AGCAAGTGAGAGAGTACGAATACGCAGAAGGTAGTGAGAAGGGACCAGCACACTGGGGAGATCTCAAGCCGGAATGGTCAGCATGTAAAACTGGAACCATGCAATCTCCTATTGATATAATCAGTGAAAGAGTGAAAGAGATCTCCAAGTCAGGAGATTTAGAGACAAACTACAAGCCTTGCAATGCTATTCTTAGAAATCGAGGCCATGATATTTCt TTGAAATGGTCAGATAACAATGCTGGAACCGTAAAGGTGAACGGCACTGATTACATGCTTGATCAAGTCCACTGGCACTCACCTTCCGAGCATACCATCAATGGCCAAAG GAATGACTTGGAGTTACACATGGTTCATAGAAACATTGACAAAGTAGCTGTCATTGGACTGCTTTAA
- the LOC123211248 gene encoding E3 ubiquitin-protein ligase RZFP34-like isoform X2: MEISFQLKMSSEESLMELGYGDFGCSHYRRRCKIRTPCCDEIFGCRHCHNESKVICSLCATEQDVQQHCINCGVCMGKYFCSKCKFFDDDVSKNQYHCNECGICRTGGGENFFHCSKCGCCYSNLLKDSHKCVERAMHHNCPVCFEFLFDTTRDITVLRCGHTIHLECVKEMERHFRYSCPICLKSYCDMSQVWEKLDQEVASTPMPQMYDNKMVWILCNDCGESSEVNFHVLAHKCPNCNSYNTRKTRGGPASYSPGISQMM, encoded by the exons ATGGAGATCAGCTTCCAGCTCAAGATGTCTTCTGAAGAGTCTCTAATGGAACTGGGTTATGGAgattttgg gtGCTCGCACTACAGAAGGAGGTGCAAAATTAGAACTCCATGTTGTGATGAGATTTTTGGCTGCAGACATTGCCATAACGAAtctaag GTCATCTGTTCCTTGTGTGCCACAGAACAAGAT GTTCAACAACACTGCATTAACTGTGGGGTTTGCATGGGGAAGTATTTTTGCTCCAAATGCAAGTTTTTTGATGATGAT GTTTCGAAGAATCAATACCATTGTAACGAATGTGGTATATGCAg AACTGGTGGGGGGGAGAACTTTTTCCATTGCAGCAAATGTG GTTGTTGCTATTCGAACTTGTTGAAGGATTCACACAAATGTGTGGAAAGAGCAATGCACCATAATTGCCCAGTTTGTTTCGAG TTCCTATTTGATACAACAAGAGACATAACTGTGTTGCGTTGTGGACACACTATTCATTTGGAATGTGTGAAGGAGATGGAACGACATTTCCG GTACTCTTGCCCAATCTGCTTGAAATCATATTGTGATATGTCCCAAGTGTGGGAAAAGCTTGACCAAGAG GTTGCGTCGACGCCCATGCCTCAAATGTATGATAACAAAATG gttTGGATTCTCTGTAATGATTGTGGGGAATCATCAGAAGTAAATTTTCATGTCTTGGCCCACAAATGCCCAAATTGTAATTCCTACAATACAAGGAAGACTCGTGGGGGGCCTGCTTCATACTCACCAGGGATTTCTCAGATGATGTGA
- the LOC123211248 gene encoding E3 ubiquitin-protein ligase RZFP34-like isoform X3, which yields MEISFQLKMSSEESLMELGYGDFGCSHYRRRCKIRTPCCDEIFGCRHCHNESKNSMEVDPRHRHDVPRHELKRVICSLCATEQDVSKNQYHCNECGICRTGGGENFFHCSKCGCCYSNLLKDSHKCVERAMHHNCPVCFEFLFDTTRDITVLRCGHTIHLECVKEMERHFRYSCPICLKSYCDMSQVWEKLDQEVASTPMPQMYDNKMVWILCNDCGESSEVNFHVLAHKCPNCNSYNTRKTRGGPASYSPGISQMM from the exons ATGGAGATCAGCTTCCAGCTCAAGATGTCTTCTGAAGAGTCTCTAATGGAACTGGGTTATGGAgattttgg gtGCTCGCACTACAGAAGGAGGTGCAAAATTAGAACTCCATGTTGTGATGAGATTTTTGGCTGCAGACATTGCCATAACGAAtctaag AACTCTATGGAAGTTGATCCCCGTCATCGTCACGATGTTCCTCGCCATGAATTGAAAAGG GTCATCTGTTCCTTGTGTGCCACAGAACAAGAT GTTTCGAAGAATCAATACCATTGTAACGAATGTGGTATATGCAg AACTGGTGGGGGGGAGAACTTTTTCCATTGCAGCAAATGTG GTTGTTGCTATTCGAACTTGTTGAAGGATTCACACAAATGTGTGGAAAGAGCAATGCACCATAATTGCCCAGTTTGTTTCGAG TTCCTATTTGATACAACAAGAGACATAACTGTGTTGCGTTGTGGACACACTATTCATTTGGAATGTGTGAAGGAGATGGAACGACATTTCCG GTACTCTTGCCCAATCTGCTTGAAATCATATTGTGATATGTCCCAAGTGTGGGAAAAGCTTGACCAAGAG GTTGCGTCGACGCCCATGCCTCAAATGTATGATAACAAAATG gttTGGATTCTCTGTAATGATTGTGGGGAATCATCAGAAGTAAATTTTCATGTCTTGGCCCACAAATGCCCAAATTGTAATTCCTACAATACAAGGAAGACTCGTGGGGGGCCTGCTTCATACTCACCAGGGATTTCTCAGATGATGTGA
- the LOC123211248 gene encoding E3 ubiquitin-protein ligase RZFP34-like isoform X1, translated as MEISFQLKMSSEESLMELGYGDFGCSHYRRRCKIRTPCCDEIFGCRHCHNESKNSMEVDPRHRHDVPRHELKRVICSLCATEQDVQQHCINCGVCMGKYFCSKCKFFDDDVSKNQYHCNECGICRTGGGENFFHCSKCGCCYSNLLKDSHKCVERAMHHNCPVCFEFLFDTTRDITVLRCGHTIHLECVKEMERHFRYSCPICLKSYCDMSQVWEKLDQEVASTPMPQMYDNKMVWILCNDCGESSEVNFHVLAHKCPNCNSYNTRKTRGGPASYSPGISQMM; from the exons ATGGAGATCAGCTTCCAGCTCAAGATGTCTTCTGAAGAGTCTCTAATGGAACTGGGTTATGGAgattttgg gtGCTCGCACTACAGAAGGAGGTGCAAAATTAGAACTCCATGTTGTGATGAGATTTTTGGCTGCAGACATTGCCATAACGAAtctaag AACTCTATGGAAGTTGATCCCCGTCATCGTCACGATGTTCCTCGCCATGAATTGAAAAGG GTCATCTGTTCCTTGTGTGCCACAGAACAAGAT GTTCAACAACACTGCATTAACTGTGGGGTTTGCATGGGGAAGTATTTTTGCTCCAAATGCAAGTTTTTTGATGATGAT GTTTCGAAGAATCAATACCATTGTAACGAATGTGGTATATGCAg AACTGGTGGGGGGGAGAACTTTTTCCATTGCAGCAAATGTG GTTGTTGCTATTCGAACTTGTTGAAGGATTCACACAAATGTGTGGAAAGAGCAATGCACCATAATTGCCCAGTTTGTTTCGAG TTCCTATTTGATACAACAAGAGACATAACTGTGTTGCGTTGTGGACACACTATTCATTTGGAATGTGTGAAGGAGATGGAACGACATTTCCG GTACTCTTGCCCAATCTGCTTGAAATCATATTGTGATATGTCCCAAGTGTGGGAAAAGCTTGACCAAGAG GTTGCGTCGACGCCCATGCCTCAAATGTATGATAACAAAATG gttTGGATTCTCTGTAATGATTGTGGGGAATCATCAGAAGTAAATTTTCATGTCTTGGCCCACAAATGCCCAAATTGTAATTCCTACAATACAAGGAAGACTCGTGGGGGGCCTGCTTCATACTCACCAGGGATTTCTCAGATGATGTGA
- the LOC123211248 gene encoding E3 ubiquitin-protein ligase RZFP34-like isoform X4, whose amino-acid sequence MEISFQLKMSSEESLMELGYGDFGCSHYRRRCKIRTPCCDEIFGCRHCHNESKVICSLCATEQDVSKNQYHCNECGICRTGGGENFFHCSKCGCCYSNLLKDSHKCVERAMHHNCPVCFEFLFDTTRDITVLRCGHTIHLECVKEMERHFRYSCPICLKSYCDMSQVWEKLDQEVASTPMPQMYDNKMVWILCNDCGESSEVNFHVLAHKCPNCNSYNTRKTRGGPASYSPGISQMM is encoded by the exons ATGGAGATCAGCTTCCAGCTCAAGATGTCTTCTGAAGAGTCTCTAATGGAACTGGGTTATGGAgattttgg gtGCTCGCACTACAGAAGGAGGTGCAAAATTAGAACTCCATGTTGTGATGAGATTTTTGGCTGCAGACATTGCCATAACGAAtctaag GTCATCTGTTCCTTGTGTGCCACAGAACAAGAT GTTTCGAAGAATCAATACCATTGTAACGAATGTGGTATATGCAg AACTGGTGGGGGGGAGAACTTTTTCCATTGCAGCAAATGTG GTTGTTGCTATTCGAACTTGTTGAAGGATTCACACAAATGTGTGGAAAGAGCAATGCACCATAATTGCCCAGTTTGTTTCGAG TTCCTATTTGATACAACAAGAGACATAACTGTGTTGCGTTGTGGACACACTATTCATTTGGAATGTGTGAAGGAGATGGAACGACATTTCCG GTACTCTTGCCCAATCTGCTTGAAATCATATTGTGATATGTCCCAAGTGTGGGAAAAGCTTGACCAAGAG GTTGCGTCGACGCCCATGCCTCAAATGTATGATAACAAAATG gttTGGATTCTCTGTAATGATTGTGGGGAATCATCAGAAGTAAATTTTCATGTCTTGGCCCACAAATGCCCAAATTGTAATTCCTACAATACAAGGAAGACTCGTGGGGGGCCTGCTTCATACTCACCAGGGATTTCTCAGATGATGTGA
- the LOC123193558 gene encoding transcription factor JUNGBRUNNEN 1-like, which yields MTTQSTACLKTSSMHEDDEKRLPGFRFHPTDEELIGFYLRRKVDKKPISIDLIKQIDIYKFDPWDLPKITTTLDKEGYFFCKRGRKYRNSIRPNRVTGSGFWKATGIDKPVYSEEGEKRECIGLKKTLVYYRGSAGKGTKTDWMMHEFRLPSTDTATTNAKTVLQEAEVWTICRIFKRNVTYRKNTQDWRDSSSSAKRHSTLASTSKTFTIDSSNQESYISFEASGVHHHLHQLNKPMKPLVDHNINYQTNQQYVAAEQLSSTIVNSPISAASSSISNFQNPYGNELLAYENWDELRSVVGFAFDDTHTVG from the exons ATGACCACTCAAAGCACTGCTTGCTTGAAGACTAGCTCTATgcatgaagatgatgaaaagcGGCTTCCGGGGTTTCGGTTTCACCCAACAGATGAAGAACTTATAGGGTTTTATCTTCGAAGAAAAGTTGACAAGAAACCCATCAGTATCGATCTCATCAAACAGATTGATATCTACAAGTTTGATCCCTGGGATCTTCCAA AAATTACTACTACGCTGGACAAGGAAGGGTACTTCTTTTGCAAAAGAGGGAGAAAATATAGAAACAGCATAAGACCAAATAGAGTGACGGGGTCCGGATTTTGGAAAGCAACTGGGATCGACAAGCCTGTCTATTCTGAGGAAGGAGAAAAGCGAGAGTGCATTGGACTGAAGAAAACACTTGTATACTATCGTGGAAGTGCAGGAAAAGGCACCAAAACTGATTGGATGATGCACGAGTTTCGCCTTCCCTCCACTGATACTGCCACCACCAATGCTAAAACTGTTCTTCAAGAAGCG GAAGTATGGACCATATGTCGAATCTTCAAGCGAAATGTGACATACAGAAAAAACACACAAGATTGGAGAGATTCATCTTCTTCTGCTAAACGTCATTCGACTTTGGCATCAACCTCTAAAACGTTTACTATTGATTCTAGCAACCAGGAAAGCTACATTAGTTTTGAAGCGTCTGGtgttcatcatcatcttcatcaactTAATAAGCCAATGAAACCCCTAGTTGATCATAATATCAATTATCAGACGAACCAGCAGTACGTAGCTGCAGAGCAGTTGAGCAGTACCATTGTCAATTCTCCAATATCAGCAGCATCCTCTTCTATATCAAACTTTCAGAATCCATATGGAAATGAGTTGTTGGCATATGAGAATTGGGATGAACTCCGATCAGTCGTAGGATTTGCATTTGATGATACGCATACAGTCGGTTAA